The Streptomyces phaeolivaceus genome has a window encoding:
- a CDS encoding right-handed parallel beta-helix repeat-containing protein, producing the protein MTKWHIAHVACIAAVVGVGLGAAPQAVADRPAQQTRSAHPTHPTHPTHVVFPGESIQQAVDAAQPGSTVLVASGTYRESVRISTPGITLRGMGPRTVVEPAAAEAVAAEPAAAGAAAGAAAAGAAVVDPAVTKAADDCGGAGNGVCVIGTKDRKVEDVTVANLTVTGFTGSGVYALDTDRLTVRHVTAVKNGVWGIAQERSVRGVFRKNTARDNGDAGLFLANTIKAEQGATDTGGAVVAHNRLEGNRIGLTVRRLRNLTVADNHLTGNCAGIFVVGDENMPRAGALTVRDNLIDRNNKSCPKTARLDALQGTGIVLTGAEDTLVTRNRITGNAGASPLSGGIVVWKSFVGTTSERNRITGNVLEDNAPADLINTDTVGKGNTFTGNTCRASRPAGLC; encoded by the coding sequence ATGACGAAATGGCATATTGCCCATGTGGCGTGTATCGCGGCGGTCGTCGGGGTGGGGCTCGGGGCCGCCCCGCAGGCCGTCGCCGACCGTCCGGCCCAGCAGACCCGTTCGGCCCATCCGACCCATCCGACCCATCCGACCCATGTGGTCTTTCCTGGGGAGTCGATCCAGCAGGCGGTGGACGCCGCTCAGCCGGGGTCCACCGTGCTGGTGGCCTCCGGCACGTACCGCGAGAGCGTCAGGATCAGCACCCCCGGCATCACCCTGCGGGGCATGGGCCCCCGTACCGTCGTCGAACCGGCGGCTGCCGAAGCGGTGGCCGCCGAACCCGCGGCGGCCGGAGCGGCGGCCGGAGCGGCGGCGGCCGGAGCGGCGGTCGTCGATCCGGCCGTGACGAAGGCCGCCGACGACTGCGGCGGCGCCGGCAACGGTGTCTGTGTGATCGGGACGAAGGACCGCAAGGTCGAGGACGTCACCGTCGCCAACCTGACCGTGACCGGCTTCACCGGGTCCGGGGTGTACGCCCTGGACACCGACCGGCTGACCGTGCGCCATGTGACCGCCGTGAAGAACGGGGTGTGGGGCATCGCCCAGGAGCGTTCGGTGCGCGGGGTGTTCCGCAAGAACACCGCTCGCGACAACGGCGACGCCGGCCTGTTCCTCGCCAACACCATCAAGGCCGAGCAGGGCGCCACGGACACCGGCGGCGCGGTGGTCGCGCACAACCGGCTGGAGGGCAACCGGATCGGTCTGACCGTCCGGCGGCTGCGCAACCTCACCGTCGCGGACAACCACCTCACCGGCAACTGCGCCGGGATCTTCGTCGTCGGCGACGAGAACATGCCGAGGGCCGGCGCGCTGACCGTGCGCGACAACCTCATCGACCGCAACAACAAGTCCTGCCCGAAGACCGCGCGGCTGGACGCGCTCCAGGGCACCGGCATCGTGCTGACCGGCGCCGAGGACACCCTGGTGACCCGGAACCGGATCACCGGGAACGCCGGCGCCTCCCCGCTGTCGGGCGGCATCGTCGTCTGGAAGAGCTTCGTGGGCACCACCAGCGAGCGGAACCGGATCACCGGCAACGTGCTGGAGGACAACGCCCCGGCGGACCTGATCAACACGGACACCGTCGGCAAGGGCAACACCTTCACGGGCAACACCTGCCGGGCGTCCAGGCCCGCGGGACTGTGCTGA
- a CDS encoding methyltransferase yields MTTTQTPPVRTDGEAPASPPPPMRFRELVFGAAVAAALRAAARLGVADALGDTPLAAEELAAAVKAEPKPLRRLLRALSCHGVFTERPDGTFAHTDMSRLLREDDPHSLRAIALWCTEPWTWDAWPLLDEAVRSGRNVVEDLYGKEFFVYLNEDAPESADVFNRAMTTSSTQSARDVAEFLDLSGSASVADIGGGQGHVVASLLEKHPALHGTLLDLPRVVANADPRLRPGGALADRTTVVPGDCREAVPVRADTYVIKNILEWDDDSTARLLRNVIGAGGPGTRVVVIENLVDDSPSMRFSTAMDLLLLLNVGGAKHTTESMTARLTAAGLVIDDVRPVNAYLHAFDCHVPG; encoded by the coding sequence ATGACGACCACACAGACCCCACCCGTACGGACGGACGGGGAAGCCCCGGCCTCCCCGCCGCCCCCCATGCGGTTCAGGGAACTCGTGTTCGGGGCGGCCGTGGCCGCCGCCCTCCGCGCCGCCGCCCGGCTGGGGGTCGCCGACGCCCTCGGCGACACCCCGCTGGCCGCGGAGGAGCTCGCGGCGGCGGTGAAGGCCGAACCGAAGCCGCTGCGGCGGCTGTTGCGGGCCCTGTCCTGCCACGGTGTGTTCACCGAACGGCCGGACGGGACGTTCGCGCACACCGACATGTCCCGGCTGCTGCGCGAGGACGACCCGCACAGCCTGCGCGCCATCGCCCTGTGGTGCACCGAACCGTGGACCTGGGACGCCTGGCCGCTGCTGGACGAGGCGGTGCGCTCCGGCCGCAACGTCGTCGAGGATCTGTACGGCAAGGAGTTCTTCGTCTACCTCAACGAGGACGCCCCGGAGTCGGCCGACGTCTTCAACCGGGCGATGACGACCTCCAGCACGCAGTCCGCGCGGGACGTCGCCGAGTTCCTCGACCTGTCGGGGAGCGCGTCCGTCGCCGACATCGGCGGTGGTCAGGGCCATGTGGTGGCGAGCCTGCTGGAGAAGCACCCGGCGCTGCACGGCACCCTGCTCGACCTGCCGCGCGTGGTGGCGAACGCGGACCCGCGGCTGCGGCCGGGCGGCGCGCTCGCGGACCGGACGACCGTCGTCCCCGGCGACTGCCGCGAGGCCGTCCCGGTCCGGGCCGACACCTACGTCATCAAGAACATCCTGGAGTGGGACGACGACAGCACCGCCCGGCTGCTGCGCAACGTCATCGGGGCGGGCGGCCCCGGCACCCGGGTCGTGGTCATCGAGAACCTCGTCGACGACTCGCCGTCGATGCGGTTCAGCACGGCCATGGACCTGCTGCTGCTCCTCAACGTCGGCGGTGCCAAGCACACCACGGAGAGCATGACCGCCCGGCTGACCGCGGCGGGCCTGGTCATCGACGACGTACGGCCGGTCAACGCGTACCTCCACGCGTTCGACTGCCACGTGCCCGGTTGA
- a CDS encoding TcmI family type II polyketide cyclase: MHQSLIVARMAPGAAPDIAKIFEESDRGELPHLIGVSRRSLFQFDDVYMHLVESERDPTPAITKLAGHPEFRGISERLSAYVSAYDPATWRSPKDAMANCFYRWERDGSRS, encoded by the coding sequence ATGCACCAATCCCTGATCGTCGCCCGGATGGCCCCGGGCGCCGCACCGGACATCGCCAAGATCTTCGAGGAGTCCGACCGGGGCGAGCTGCCCCACCTCATCGGGGTCTCCCGGCGCTCCCTCTTCCAGTTCGACGACGTGTACATGCACCTCGTCGAGTCCGAGCGGGACCCCACACCCGCCATCACCAAGCTCGCCGGGCACCCCGAGTTCCGGGGCATCAGCGAGCGGCTGTCGGCGTACGTCAGCGCGTACGACCCGGCGACCTGGCGTTCGCCGAAGGACGCGATGGCGAACTGCTTCTACCGGTGGGAGCGGGACGGCAGCCGCTCCTGA
- a CDS encoding SRPBCC family protein, translated as MAGHTQNEITIAAPVDLVWDMTNDVANWPRLFSEYASAEILSQEGDRVTFRLTMHPDENGKVWSWVSEREADRETLSVEARRVETGPFAYMNILWEYEKVPGGTRMMWTQDFSMKPDAPVDDDWMTDNINRNSKVQMALIRDRIEKAAAEQGAAPGLTD; from the coding sequence ATGGCCGGGCACACGCAGAACGAGATCACCATCGCCGCGCCGGTCGACCTGGTCTGGGACATGACCAACGACGTCGCCAACTGGCCCCGGCTGTTCAGCGAGTACGCCTCCGCCGAGATCCTCTCCCAGGAGGGCGACCGGGTGACGTTCCGGCTGACCATGCACCCGGACGAGAACGGCAAGGTGTGGAGCTGGGTCTCGGAGCGCGAGGCGGACCGGGAGACGCTCAGCGTGGAGGCCCGCCGCGTCGAGACCGGGCCCTTCGCCTACATGAACATCCTCTGGGAGTACGAGAAGGTCCCGGGCGGCACTCGGATGATGTGGACCCAGGACTTCTCGATGAAGCCGGACGCGCCGGTCGACGACGACTGGATGACCGACAACATCAACCGGAACTCCAAGGTCCAGATGGCCCTGATCCGGGACCGCATCGAGAAGGCCGCCGCCGAACAGGGCGCCGCGCCGGGCCTGACCGACTGA
- a CDS encoding acyl carrier protein, whose amino-acid sequence MSDRITVEELSELMKKAAGVTVTPAELQERFESGFDVIGIDSLGLLGIVGELENRYGTPMPPDAEKSRSPREFLDQVNSALLAGA is encoded by the coding sequence ATGAGCGACCGCATCACCGTGGAAGAGCTGTCCGAACTGATGAAGAAGGCCGCCGGGGTCACCGTCACCCCGGCGGAACTACAGGAGCGGTTCGAGTCCGGCTTCGACGTCATCGGCATCGACTCGCTCGGGCTGCTCGGCATCGTGGGCGAGCTGGAGAACCGGTACGGCACCCCGATGCCGCCGGACGCGGAGAAGAGCCGCAGCCCCCGGGAGTTCCTCGACCAGGTCAACAGCGCGCTTCTGGCGGGTGCCTGA
- a CDS encoding beta-ketoacyl synthase N-terminal-like domain-containing protein: MTATTRRGRGERRPRRAAVTGIGVVAPNGTSTETFWKSTREGISVLDRVTREGCEQLPLKVAGEVRNFDPPSAVEERYLVQTDRFTHFAMAAADQALDDARLDRPETDAAPFSVGVVTAAGSGGGEFGQRELQRLWSKGSRFVGPYQSIAWFYAASTGQISIRRGFKGPCGVIASDEAGGLDALAHAARAVRRGTDVMVAGATEAPLAPYSVVCQLGYEELSTVDDPDRAYRPFTTAACGFVPAEGGAMLVVEAEETAARRGAPVRAVLAGHAATFTGASRWEESRAGLAEAIRVALAEAGCAPEEIDVVFADALGTPAADRAEALAIVDALGAHGTRVPVTAPKTAVGRGNGAAAVLDVAAAVLAMEHGVIPPTPNVYDVCHDLDLVTTAARAAEPRTALVLSRGLMGSNSALVLRLGTGDDTT, encoded by the coding sequence ATGACCGCTACGACGAGGAGGGGGCGCGGCGAACGGCGTCCCCGGCGCGCGGCCGTCACCGGCATCGGCGTGGTCGCGCCCAACGGGACCAGCACCGAGACGTTCTGGAAGTCCACCCGGGAGGGCATCAGCGTCCTGGACCGGGTCACCCGCGAGGGCTGCGAGCAGCTGCCGCTCAAGGTGGCCGGCGAGGTCCGGAACTTCGACCCGCCGTCGGCGGTCGAGGAGCGCTATCTCGTCCAGACGGACCGGTTCACGCACTTCGCGATGGCCGCCGCCGACCAGGCGCTCGACGACGCCCGGCTCGACCGGCCCGAGACCGACGCGGCCCCGTTCTCGGTGGGCGTGGTCACCGCGGCCGGCTCCGGCGGCGGCGAGTTCGGCCAGCGGGAACTGCAGCGGCTGTGGTCCAAGGGCAGCCGCTTCGTGGGCCCGTACCAGTCGATCGCCTGGTTCTACGCGGCGAGCACCGGCCAGATCTCCATCCGCCGGGGCTTCAAGGGCCCCTGCGGGGTGATCGCCTCCGACGAGGCCGGCGGTCTGGACGCGCTGGCGCACGCGGCGCGGGCCGTGCGGCGCGGTACGGACGTGATGGTGGCCGGCGCGACCGAGGCACCGCTCGCGCCCTACTCGGTGGTCTGCCAGCTCGGCTACGAGGAGTTGAGCACGGTCGACGACCCGGACCGCGCGTACCGCCCGTTCACCACCGCGGCCTGCGGTTTCGTGCCCGCCGAGGGCGGCGCGATGCTGGTCGTGGAGGCCGAGGAGACGGCCGCGCGCCGGGGCGCCCCCGTCCGGGCCGTCCTCGCGGGCCACGCGGCGACCTTCACCGGCGCCTCCCGCTGGGAGGAGTCCCGCGCCGGGCTGGCCGAGGCGATCCGGGTCGCCCTGGCCGAGGCGGGCTGCGCCCCGGAGGAGATCGACGTGGTCTTCGCCGACGCCCTCGGCACCCCGGCGGCGGACCGCGCCGAGGCCCTGGCGATCGTGGACGCCCTCGGCGCGCACGGCACCCGGGTCCCGGTCACGGCGCCGAAGACCGCCGTCGGCCGGGGCAACGGCGCGGCGGCCGTCCTGGACGTCGCCGCGGCCGTGCTCGCGATGGAGCACGGCGTCATCCCGCCCACCCCGAACGTCTACGACGTCTGCCACGACCTCGACCTCGTCACCACCGCCGCCCGCGCCGCCGAGCCGCGCACGGCGCTGGTCCTCAGCCGAGGGCTCATGGGGTCGAACTCGGCGCTGGTGCTGCGGCTCGGCACCGGCGACGACACCACCTGA
- a CDS encoding beta-ketoacyl-[acyl-carrier-protein] synthase family protein, producing MTRRVAVTGIGIVAPGGIGVPAFWDLLADGRTATRGITFFDPSGLRSRIAAECDFDPAAHGLDAEQVARCDRYIQFALVAGEEAIADSGLDLAAENPWRVGVSLGTAVGGTTRLENDYVLVSHGGQRWDVDHREAGRHLHRAFAPSTLASTVAERFEARGPVQTVSTGCTSGLDAVGYAFHTIEEGRADICIAGASDSPISPITMACFDAIKATSPDNDDPAHASRPFDADRNGFVMGEGGAVLVLEELEHARARGAHVYCEVSGYATFGNAYHMTGLTTEGLEMARAIEDALDHARLDRTAVDYVNAHGSGTKQNDRHETAAVKRTLGAHAYDTPMSSIKSMVGHSLGAIGAIEVVACALALAHQVVPPTANYETPDPECDLDYVPRVARERRLNTVLSVGSGFGGFQSAVVLNLPRERTR from the coding sequence ATGACCAGGCGCGTGGCGGTCACCGGCATAGGCATCGTCGCCCCGGGCGGCATCGGTGTCCCGGCGTTCTGGGACCTCCTGGCCGACGGTCGTACGGCGACACGTGGCATCACCTTCTTCGACCCGTCCGGGCTGCGTTCGCGGATCGCCGCCGAGTGCGACTTCGACCCGGCGGCCCACGGACTGGACGCGGAACAGGTCGCGCGCTGCGACCGGTACATCCAGTTCGCCCTGGTGGCCGGCGAGGAGGCGATCGCGGACTCCGGTCTCGACCTCGCCGCGGAGAACCCCTGGCGGGTCGGCGTCTCCCTGGGCACCGCGGTCGGCGGCACCACCCGGCTGGAGAACGACTACGTCCTGGTCAGCCATGGCGGGCAGCGCTGGGACGTGGACCACCGGGAGGCCGGGCGGCATCTGCACCGGGCGTTCGCGCCCAGCACCCTCGCCTCCACGGTCGCGGAACGCTTCGAGGCGCGCGGGCCGGTGCAGACCGTCTCCACCGGCTGCACCTCGGGCCTGGACGCCGTCGGGTACGCCTTCCACACGATCGAGGAGGGCCGGGCCGACATCTGCATAGCCGGAGCGTCGGACTCGCCGATCTCCCCGATCACCATGGCCTGCTTCGACGCCATCAAGGCCACCTCCCCCGACAACGACGACCCGGCGCACGCCTCCCGGCCCTTCGACGCCGACCGCAACGGGTTCGTCATGGGCGAGGGCGGCGCCGTACTCGTCCTGGAGGAGCTGGAGCACGCACGGGCCCGCGGCGCGCATGTGTACTGCGAGGTCAGCGGGTACGCCACCTTCGGCAACGCCTACCACATGACCGGGCTGACCACCGAGGGCCTGGAGATGGCGCGGGCCATCGAGGACGCCCTCGACCACGCCCGGCTCGACCGGACGGCCGTCGACTACGTCAACGCGCACGGCTCGGGCACCAAGCAGAACGACCGGCACGAGACGGCCGCCGTGAAGCGGACGCTCGGCGCGCACGCCTACGACACGCCCATGAGTTCCATCAAGTCGATGGTGGGTCACTCGCTGGGCGCGATCGGCGCCATCGAGGTCGTCGCCTGCGCGCTGGCCCTGGCCCACCAGGTCGTCCCGCCCACCGCGAACTACGAGACCCCGGACCCCGAGTGCGACCTGGACTACGTGCCGCGCGTCGCCCGGGAGCGGCGGCTGAACACCGTGCTCTCGGTGGGCAGCGGGTTCGGCGGGTTCCAGTCCGCGGTGGTCCTGAACCTGCCGAGGGAGAGGACACGATGA
- a CDS encoding cupin domain-containing protein: MIKRHPGVVDVSEVEPNTRRGGDLRAMLTPTTVGSTSGFMGVAIVAPGDRIAEHYHPYSEEFIYVICGQLEVDLDGEAHELRPEQGLLIPAHMRHRFRNVGNVEARMVFHLGPLAPSPPLGHVDTEDANGVPIPVEAAPAGRTAERPQVRS, encoded by the coding sequence GTGATCAAACGCCATCCCGGAGTCGTGGATGTCAGCGAGGTCGAGCCCAACACCCGGCGCGGCGGCGATCTGCGCGCCATGCTCACCCCCACCACCGTCGGCTCCACCAGCGGTTTCATGGGCGTGGCCATCGTGGCGCCCGGCGACCGCATCGCCGAGCACTACCACCCGTACTCCGAGGAGTTCATCTACGTCATCTGCGGGCAGCTGGAGGTGGACCTCGACGGCGAGGCCCATGAACTCCGGCCCGAGCAGGGGCTGTTGATCCCCGCCCATATGCGGCACCGGTTCCGCAACGTCGGCAACGTGGAGGCCCGGATGGTCTTCCACCTCGGCCCGCTGGCCCCGAGCCCACCGCTCGGCCATGTCGACACCGAGGACGCGAACGGCGTACCGATCCCGGTGGAGGCGGCACCCGCCGGACGGACGGCCGAGCGACCTCAGGTCCGCTCATGA
- a CDS encoding SchA/CurD-like domain-containing protein yields MTTTSERLSQTLKRQVSQRVSQSVFDGSRLRVVLLVDVYDGAQQQFLEAYEQLCNQVASVPGHVSDQLCQSIENPSQWLITSEWESAPPFLTWVNSEEHVQMVRPLHDCVRDTRSLRFHIVRETGGPAVRADAGERRLQTSPRIGDGLIRHALTFTVKPGSEEKVARILADYASPEARVDDTTRLCRTSLFMHGNRVVRAVEVRGDLLAALRHVARQPEVRAVEEALNPYLEQDRDLDDPDSARVFFTRAALPAVHHVTAGQESPDAVRHALYYPAREGCGLRLAELLARQDEAAADDPQGPVLRSTIFQRDDIVVRLVDVRGGIDNDPGPVLGLTDRARAAELTDLLDGGALGANGSPKDGAPARLLTVARMELVTDRRAPDA; encoded by the coding sequence ATGACCACCACGTCCGAACGGCTTTCCCAGACACTGAAGCGACAGGTCTCGCAGCGTGTCTCCCAGTCCGTCTTCGACGGCTCCCGGCTCCGGGTCGTCCTCCTCGTGGACGTCTACGACGGGGCCCAGCAGCAGTTCCTGGAGGCGTACGAGCAGCTGTGCAACCAGGTCGCGTCCGTCCCCGGGCATGTCAGCGACCAGCTGTGCCAGTCGATCGAGAACCCCTCCCAATGGCTGATCACCAGCGAGTGGGAGAGCGCCCCGCCGTTCCTCACCTGGGTGAACAGCGAGGAGCACGTGCAGATGGTGCGCCCGCTGCACGACTGCGTCCGGGACACCCGTTCGCTGCGCTTCCACATCGTCCGCGAGACCGGCGGCCCGGCCGTCCGGGCGGACGCGGGCGAGCGCCGGCTGCAGACCTCGCCCCGGATCGGCGACGGTCTGATCCGGCACGCGCTCACCTTCACCGTGAAGCCGGGCAGCGAGGAGAAGGTCGCGAGGATCCTCGCCGACTACGCCTCGCCGGAGGCGAGGGTCGACGACACCACCCGGCTGTGCCGCACCTCCCTGTTCATGCACGGCAACCGGGTGGTCCGGGCCGTCGAGGTGCGGGGCGACCTGCTCGCCGCGCTGCGGCACGTGGCCCGGCAGCCCGAGGTACGGGCCGTCGAGGAGGCCCTCAACCCCTATCTGGAGCAGGACCGGGACCTCGACGACCCCGACTCGGCCCGGGTCTTCTTCACCCGTGCGGCGCTGCCCGCCGTACACCATGTGACGGCCGGCCAGGAGAGCCCGGACGCCGTACGGCACGCGCTGTACTACCCGGCCCGTGAGGGCTGCGGGCTGCGGCTGGCCGAGCTGCTGGCCCGGCAGGACGAGGCGGCGGCGGACGACCCGCAGGGCCCGGTGCTGCGCAGCACGATCTTCCAGCGCGACGACATCGTGGTGCGGCTGGTCGACGTACGCGGCGGCATCGACAACGACCCCGGCCCCGTCCTCGGTCTCACCGACCGGGCCCGCGCGGCCGAGCTGACCGATCTCCTCGACGGCGGCGCCCTCGGCGCGAACGGCTCGCCGAAGGACGGCGCCCCCGCCCGGCTGCTCACGGTCGCCCGCATGGAACTCGTCACCGACCGCCGGGCGCCCGACGCCTGA
- a CDS encoding FAD-dependent oxidoreductase — translation MQQNPDRTDPTGTPTHHVPVLIVGGSLVGLSTSVFLGRLGVPHTLVERHTGTSIHPRGRGNNVRTMELFRTAGVEPGIREAAATLADNHGILQTPTLVGDAGEWLFKQIDAGGGLARFSPSSWCLCSQNDLEPVLLEHAERLGGDLRYGTELLSFESDPTGVTAIVKSRETGEHTTIRADHLVAADGPRSPIREQLGIGQSGPGDLFHNVSVTFRSRALAGVVGDRRFIVCYLTNPDADGALLPVDNEENWVFHAPWHPEQGETLEEFTEERCVAHIRRAVGVDDLDVEITGKAPWHAAQRVARGYRSGRVFLAGDSAHEMSPTGAFGSNTGIQDAHNLAWKLAAVLGGWAGEGLLDSYDAERRPVAEATSARAAARSVEHSHPGFAPAPGVGGGGGPQRGILDVALGYRYPRGAVLGTDPATPVVPERLDLSGEPGSRAPHLAVRHRGESVSTLDLYERSLVLLSDAAGDPDASGGWHAAARRLAEAMSVPLVSYRFGAGPDAELTPEGDADWAAVHGTTAGGAVLVRPDGFVAWRSPGPVPDAEAALREVLTTLLARG, via the coding sequence ATGCAGCAGAACCCTGATCGGACCGACCCCACCGGCACCCCCACCCACCACGTCCCGGTCCTCATCGTCGGCGGGTCCCTCGTCGGCCTGTCGACCTCGGTGTTCCTGGGCCGGCTGGGCGTGCCGCACACCCTGGTCGAGCGGCACACCGGCACCTCCATCCATCCACGCGGCCGGGGCAACAACGTCCGCACGATGGAGCTGTTCCGTACGGCGGGAGTCGAGCCCGGTATCCGCGAGGCCGCCGCCACCCTCGCCGACAACCACGGCATCCTGCAGACGCCCACCCTGGTCGGCGACGCGGGCGAGTGGCTCTTCAAGCAGATCGACGCGGGCGGCGGCCTCGCCCGGTTCAGCCCCAGCTCCTGGTGCCTGTGCAGCCAGAACGACCTGGAGCCGGTGCTGCTGGAGCACGCCGAGCGGCTCGGCGGCGATCTGCGCTACGGCACCGAACTGCTGTCGTTCGAGAGCGACCCCACCGGTGTCACGGCGATCGTCAAGAGCCGGGAGACGGGCGAGCACACCACGATCCGCGCCGACCACCTCGTCGCCGCCGACGGCCCCCGCTCCCCGATCCGCGAACAGCTCGGCATCGGCCAGAGCGGCCCCGGCGACCTGTTCCACAACGTCAGCGTCACCTTCCGCTCCCGCGCCCTCGCCGGTGTCGTGGGCGACCGCCGGTTCATCGTCTGCTATCTGACGAACCCGGACGCCGACGGGGCGCTGCTGCCCGTGGACAACGAGGAGAACTGGGTCTTCCACGCCCCCTGGCACCCCGAACAGGGCGAAACCCTGGAGGAGTTCACCGAGGAGCGGTGCGTCGCGCACATCCGCCGCGCGGTCGGCGTGGACGACCTCGACGTCGAGATCACCGGCAAGGCCCCGTGGCACGCGGCCCAGCGGGTCGCCCGCGGCTACCGGTCGGGGCGGGTCTTCCTGGCCGGCGACTCGGCCCACGAGATGTCCCCGACCGGCGCGTTCGGCTCCAACACCGGTATCCAGGACGCCCACAACCTCGCCTGGAAGCTGGCGGCCGTGCTCGGCGGCTGGGCGGGTGAGGGCCTGCTCGACTCGTACGACGCCGAGCGCCGCCCGGTGGCGGAGGCGACCAGCGCCCGTGCCGCCGCCCGCTCGGTCGAGCACAGCCACCCCGGGTTCGCCCCGGCCCCCGGTGTCGGCGGGGGCGGCGGCCCGCAGCGCGGCATCCTCGACGTGGCCCTCGGCTACCGCTACCCGCGCGGCGCCGTCCTCGGCACCGACCCGGCCACCCCGGTCGTCCCCGAACGCCTCGACCTCTCCGGCGAACCCGGCAGCAGGGCACCCCACCTGGCGGTACGTCACCGAGGGGAGTCCGTGTCCACGCTGGACCTCTACGAGCGCTCGCTCGTGCTGCTCAGCGACGCGGCCGGAGACCCGGACGCGTCCGGCGGCTGGCACGCCGCCGCCCGCCGTCTCGCGGAGGCGATGTCCGTGCCGCTGGTCTCGTACCGCTTCGGCGCGGGCCCCGACGCCGAGCTGACGCCCGAGGGCGACGCCGACTGGGCGGCCGTCCACGGGACGACGGCCGGCGGTGCCGTGCTCGTGCGGCCCGACGGGTTCGTGGCCTGGCGCTCGCCCGGCCCGGTCCCGGACGCCGAGGCGGCCCTGCGCGAGGTCCTGACCACGCTGCTGGCGAGGGGCTGA
- a CDS encoding helix-turn-helix domain-containing protein, translating into MVFGQRLQILRTRRGMTRDQLGGLLGKTGSWVKGIETGRLKTPKLEIVLRIAELLRVRDLSDLTGDQSVRVALFAGPGHPRLAAVKAAVDAFPLTTQREAPPAVHLRARLARAWKARHEAPNHREVIGALLPDLIRDAQLAVRQAEIAPDRRAAQSVLAEVYSLCQFFVAFQPDAALLWRVVDRGLVAAQESEDPHTIGVAAWLAAQAHRDSGPAHFDTADAVNLATLAYLEPLLPDASDDVLAITGALTFEAGYTAARRAETGTAWRYWDRARAMAKTLPEDYYHPVTSFSRAIMGAHAVTVAVELRQGGESVRQAAAADAVTIRSRPRRARHRIEEARGYQLDAQPDVALAALEKAHEAAPETIKYNGYAKRIVLEEAESKDQARRRRASQLAVKIGLLAA; encoded by the coding sequence CTGGTCTTCGGCCAACGCCTGCAGATCCTGCGTACCCGCCGGGGGATGACACGCGACCAGCTGGGCGGGCTGCTCGGCAAGACCGGGTCCTGGGTCAAGGGCATCGAGACCGGGCGTCTGAAGACGCCCAAGCTGGAGATAGTCCTCCGTATCGCCGAGTTGCTGCGCGTCCGTGATCTGTCGGACCTCACCGGCGATCAGTCCGTACGCGTCGCCCTGTTCGCTGGCCCCGGTCACCCCCGACTCGCCGCGGTCAAGGCAGCGGTCGATGCCTTCCCTCTCACGACACAGCGGGAGGCGCCCCCGGCCGTGCACCTTCGGGCGCGGCTCGCCCGCGCCTGGAAGGCCCGGCACGAGGCGCCCAACCACCGTGAGGTGATCGGCGCGTTGCTGCCGGACCTGATCCGGGACGCCCAACTCGCCGTGCGACAGGCCGAGATCGCGCCGGATCGCAGGGCGGCGCAGTCCGTGTTGGCCGAGGTCTACTCGCTGTGCCAGTTCTTCGTGGCCTTTCAGCCGGACGCCGCCCTGCTGTGGCGCGTCGTCGACCGGGGACTCGTCGCCGCGCAGGAGTCTGAGGACCCGCACACCATCGGGGTGGCCGCCTGGCTGGCGGCGCAGGCGCACCGAGACTCGGGACCAGCGCACTTCGACACTGCCGACGCGGTCAATCTGGCGACCCTGGCCTACCTCGAACCTCTCCTTCCCGATGCCTCGGACGATGTCCTCGCCATCACGGGCGCCCTCACCTTCGAGGCCGGCTACACGGCGGCCCGACGGGCGGAGACCGGTACTGCCTGGCGATACTGGGACCGTGCGCGCGCGATGGCGAAGACGCTTCCGGAGGACTACTACCACCCCGTGACGTCGTTCTCCCGCGCCATCATGGGGGCGCACGCGGTCACCGTCGCTGTGGAACTACGCCAGGGTGGCGAATCCGTACGGCAGGCCGCGGCTGCGGACGCGGTCACGATCAGATCGAGGCCGCGACGGGCCCGGCACCGCATCGAGGAAGCTCGCGGCTACCAGCTCGACGCCCAACCCGATGTCGCTCTCGCCGCGCTGGAGAAGGCACACGAGGCGGCACCGGAGACGATCAAGTACAACGGATACGCGAAGCGCATCGTCCTCGAAGAAGCCGAATCCAAAGATCAGGCACGTCGCCGCCGCGCGTCTCAACTCGCTGTGAAGATCGGGCTCTTGGCTGCCTGA